The proteins below come from a single Chryseobacterium sp. MA9 genomic window:
- a CDS encoding SusC/RagA family TonB-linked outer membrane protein codes for MKYKLKLLSAGVAFFIGSETYFSQGKQDTLTTQNIEGIVVTALGIKREKKSLGYSTQEVKGEDINKNPTTNFLNNLSGKVAGLEIRQSTNFGGSIDAVSRGYKSILGDNQALFVVDGVPIINRNINSTVQQNGFGGYDYGSPVSDINPNDIETVNVLKGAAATALYGSRAQNGAIIITTKKGNKNAQGIGLEYSGSISVSTVDKSTFPEYQTQYGQGYWGNVFPLYQNSPMAIFWHDASYGAPYDPNLMVWQYDAFIPGSRNFGKKTPWVAAKNGPITFFEKAINQTNNIALSGGNDKATFRLSYSNTNATDIMPNSSLMKNNFGGNASYKITDKLTATIFANYITQRTKGRNSTGYTDNIMSGFRQWWATNIDLQYQKYLYDTYNKNYTWNIKGPDNLSPSYWDNPYFSRYQNYQNDKRDRFAGNFSLSYDLSKNINILGRVGIDGYTMITEERKAVGSMPAFFSFNLIEQPSGYAVTNLRFTETNYDLIATYKKNITEDLNLQALLGGNVNVQSNYSNAQTTTGGLYIPDLYTISNSVATPAKPITIDNTKYIYGAFVQASLGYKNTYYLEGTFRRDQSTSLPKEKQVYYYPSVSASVVFSNLLKQEWLSFGKIRAAYAEVGSDTNADQLRNRYIPQASLENNPVYSYNTSLRNADLLPQKLKNFEIGTNMQFFKNRVGLDLSWFRNVAFNQILPLPISLATGSLSKIQNTGELTTKGVELTLNITPLKSEHFSWDMAINWSNPKTKITALREGIENITLGTLQGGITINAPLNEEYGSIWGSDFVYDPNGNKIIGTNGAYLHTDDSNHNLGSFQSDFVAGLNNSFTFKNFNLSFQIDWKKGGKIFSLDQYYGYGTGLYPDSVGFNDLGNPIRNTLENGGGVILPGVMQDPNNPGHYIPNTIRLDRSMSSQTLETDPPAAAFVYDASFIKLRQVSVSYTFNNQFLKKAGIQNLTLGMIGSNLWIIHKNLPYADPESGLSSGSIQGYQSGVMPATRNFAFNLKVNF; via the coding sequence ATGAAATACAAGTTGAAGCTTTTAAGTGCAGGCGTCGCTTTTTTTATCGGAAGCGAAACCTATTTCAGCCAAGGCAAGCAAGACACCCTTACGACCCAGAATATTGAGGGGATTGTTGTTACTGCACTAGGCATCAAAAGAGAAAAGAAATCTCTGGGGTATTCTACACAGGAAGTAAAAGGTGAAGATATCAACAAAAATCCCACTACCAATTTTTTGAATAATTTGTCCGGAAAAGTGGCAGGGCTTGAAATCAGACAGTCAACCAACTTTGGTGGTTCCATAGATGCTGTTTCAAGGGGATATAAATCTATTTTGGGAGATAATCAAGCTCTTTTTGTAGTGGACGGTGTTCCTATTATCAACAGGAATATCAATTCCACAGTTCAGCAAAACGGATTTGGTGGTTATGATTACGGAAGTCCTGTTTCGGATATCAATCCTAATGATATTGAAACCGTGAATGTATTAAAAGGGGCTGCTGCGACAGCTTTATATGGTTCCAGAGCTCAAAATGGCGCCATTATCATCACCACAAAAAAAGGTAACAAAAATGCACAGGGTATCGGCCTGGAATACAGTGGGAGTATTTCTGTTTCTACGGTTGATAAATCTACCTTCCCTGAATACCAGACTCAGTACGGACAGGGATATTGGGGAAATGTATTTCCGTTGTATCAGAATTCACCCATGGCTATTTTTTGGCATGATGCTTCTTATGGAGCTCCCTATGATCCCAATCTTATGGTATGGCAATACGATGCATTCATCCCTGGTTCCCGAAATTTTGGAAAAAAAACACCATGGGTAGCGGCTAAAAACGGACCGATTACCTTCTTTGAAAAGGCTATTAACCAAACCAATAATATCGCTTTAAGTGGCGGAAATGACAAAGCAACCTTCAGACTGAGCTATTCTAATACCAATGCTACGGACATTATGCCTAATTCTTCTTTAATGAAAAACAATTTTGGAGGAAATGCATCTTATAAGATTACGGATAAGCTTACAGCTACCATTTTTGCCAATTATATTACACAAAGAACCAAAGGACGAAATTCTACAGGATATACCGATAATATTATGAGCGGATTCCGCCAGTGGTGGGCAACCAATATAGATCTTCAGTATCAGAAATATCTTTATGACACTTACAATAAAAACTATACATGGAATATAAAAGGACCTGATAATCTTTCTCCTTCCTATTGGGATAATCCTTATTTCTCCCGGTATCAGAATTACCAAAATGACAAAAGAGATCGTTTTGCCGGAAATTTCAGCCTGAGCTATGATCTTTCAAAAAATATCAACATTCTTGGAAGGGTAGGTATTGATGGATATACAATGATTACTGAAGAAAGAAAAGCTGTGGGTTCTATGCCAGCCTTTTTCAGTTTTAATCTGATAGAACAGCCATCGGGGTATGCAGTGACCAACCTTCGTTTTACAGAAACCAATTATGATCTTATTGCTACTTATAAAAAAAATATTACGGAGGATTTAAATCTGCAGGCCTTATTGGGCGGAAATGTCAATGTCCAGTCCAATTATTCCAATGCACAGACAACAACAGGTGGCTTATATATTCCGGATCTTTATACGATCTCCAATTCGGTTGCTACTCCTGCCAAGCCTATTACAATAGATAATACAAAATACATTTACGGAGCCTTTGTGCAGGCTTCTTTAGGATATAAAAATACGTATTACCTGGAAGGAACTTTCAGAAGAGATCAGTCTACCTCATTACCTAAAGAAAAGCAGGTATATTATTATCCTTCGGTTTCTGCAAGTGTTGTATTTTCCAACCTATTGAAACAAGAATGGTTAAGCTTCGGAAAGATAAGAGCAGCTTATGCAGAAGTAGGTTCGGATACCAATGCTGATCAATTAAGAAACAGATATATTCCTCAGGCCTCTTTAGAAAATAATCCTGTATACTCTTACAATACATCTTTAAGGAATGCCGACCTGCTTCCACAGAAACTGAAAAATTTTGAAATAGGAACCAATATGCAGTTTTTTAAAAACAGGGTAGGCTTAGATCTCTCATGGTTCCGGAATGTTGCGTTTAATCAGATATTGCCTCTTCCCATTTCTCTGGCAACAGGCTCTCTGTCTAAAATTCAGAATACAGGTGAACTTACCACAAAAGGGGTTGAACTTACTTTAAATATAACGCCATTGAAATCTGAACATTTTAGCTGGGACATGGCTATCAACTGGTCTAATCCCAAAACCAAAATCACTGCACTACGGGAGGGCATAGAAAATATTACCTTGGGTACCTTACAGGGTGGAATCACCATTAATGCTCCACTCAACGAAGAATATGGAAGCATCTGGGGATCAGATTTTGTATACGATCCCAATGGAAATAAAATTATAGGGACTAATGGGGCTTATCTGCATACGGATGACAGCAATCATAATCTGGGAAGCTTTCAGTCTGATTTTGTTGCAGGGCTAAATAATTCTTTTACCTTTAAAAATTTTAATCTAAGCTTTCAGATCGATTGGAAAAAAGGAGGTAAAATATTTTCTCTGGATCAGTATTATGGGTATGGGACAGGGCTTTATCCGGATTCTGTAGGCTTTAATGACCTTGGAAACCCTATCAGAAATACACTGGAAAACGGAGGTGGTGTTATTTTGCCAGGTGTAATGCAGGATCCTAATAATCCGGGACATTATATTCCGAATACGATTCGTCTAGACCGTTCAATGTCTAGCCAGACTCTGGAAACTGATCCTCCTGCAGCTGCATTTGTTTATGATGCAAGTTTTATAAAACTTCGTCAGGTATCTGTTTCTTATACCTTCAACAATCAATTCTTAAAAAAAGCAGGGATTCAGAACCTCACTCTTGGCATGATAGGAAGTAACCTATGGATTATTCACAAAAACCTTCCGTATGCAGATCCGGAATCAGGGCTTTCATCCGGAAGTATCCAGGGATATCAATCCGGAGTAATGCCTGCTACAAGAAACTTCGCCTTCAATCTGAAAGTTAACTTTTAA
- a CDS encoding SusD/RagB family nutrient-binding outer membrane lipoprotein has product MKTIIISSVLALVLTNCTSDHVNDDPHVAYSMVPEPLLTYAEKELSDYMTTPSVNENNFRLTMQYWQEVTYVSESNYNFTARNVSNNVWTDNYVNVLNNLNKAKELIEQFQPTASEVNAWPAKKQNQLAIIDMLSVYTFQTMVDTFGDVPYSQALNYEKFPLPIYDDDTQIYEKLIIRLKADINNLEEGEGSFGSGDIFYQGDIGKWKKFGNSLLLKLGIALSDVNPSVAQSTINTAITGGVIINETDNANFRYQAETPNFNPLFENLANSGRNDFFGGKPFIDFLNTTSDPRRAQYFHDVHGQYIGQVIGLSGVFTDFSAPGLFAYIPVTPGKIMTHTEVAFYMAEAAARFGIGGSPDALYQNAVQASFREWGLSAQDAQTYLSNTPYDAANWKKSIGEQAWVAMYNHPVVSWNFYRRLDYPVLQAPPTAIANAGGKVPVRLQYPTLEATTNGTNYAKAAAAIGGDKLTTKVFWDIQ; this is encoded by the coding sequence ATGAAAACTATTATCATAAGCTCTGTTTTAGCACTGGTCCTAACGAACTGTACCTCAGATCATGTGAATGATGATCCCCATGTAGCCTACAGTATGGTTCCTGAGCCTCTTCTTACCTATGCAGAAAAAGAACTGAGCGACTATATGACCACTCCGAGTGTCAACGAGAACAATTTCCGTCTTACCATGCAATACTGGCAGGAAGTAACTTACGTAAGTGAGAGTAATTATAATTTTACGGCAAGAAATGTCTCCAATAATGTATGGACAGATAATTATGTGAATGTCCTTAACAATCTGAATAAGGCTAAAGAACTTATAGAACAATTTCAGCCGACAGCCTCAGAAGTAAATGCCTGGCCTGCAAAAAAACAGAATCAATTGGCTATTATTGATATGCTCTCAGTATATACATTTCAAACCATGGTTGATACTTTCGGTGACGTTCCTTACAGCCAGGCTCTTAATTATGAGAAGTTTCCTCTTCCCATCTACGACGATGATACACAGATTTATGAAAAATTAATTATCCGCCTAAAAGCAGATATCAATAATCTGGAGGAAGGAGAAGGAAGTTTCGGCTCAGGAGATATCTTTTATCAAGGTGATATAGGAAAATGGAAAAAGTTTGGAAATTCTCTGCTTCTAAAATTAGGAATTGCTCTTTCAGACGTTAATCCTTCAGTGGCTCAATCTACTATTAATACAGCCATTACCGGAGGAGTCATTATCAATGAAACAGATAATGCTAATTTCAGATACCAGGCAGAAACCCCTAACTTTAATCCATTGTTTGAAAACCTTGCCAATAGTGGACGAAATGATTTTTTTGGAGGAAAACCTTTTATAGATTTTCTGAATACTACTTCCGATCCCAGAAGAGCTCAATACTTTCATGATGTACATGGTCAATATATCGGTCAGGTAATCGGTTTATCAGGTGTTTTTACAGATTTTTCTGCGCCTGGACTCTTTGCATACATTCCTGTTACTCCCGGAAAAATAATGACTCATACGGAAGTGGCGTTTTATATGGCAGAAGCCGCAGCCAGATTCGGAATTGGCGGAAGTCCTGATGCTCTTTATCAGAATGCCGTACAGGCATCTTTTCGGGAATGGGGCTTATCTGCTCAGGATGCACAGACTTATCTTTCAAACACTCCTTATGATGCTGCCAACTGGAAAAAATCTATTGGAGAGCAGGCGTGGGTTGCCATGTACAATCATCCTGTAGTATCCTGGAACTTTTACCGCAGATTAGATTATCCGGTTTTACAGGCTCCACCAACTGCTATTGCCAATGCAGGTGGAAAAGTTCCTGTAAGACTTCAATATCCAACGTTAGAAGCTACTACCAATGGTACTAATTACGCTAAGGCAGCTGCTGCCATAGGTGGAGATAAGCTCACTACCAAGGTTTTTTGGGATATTCAGTAA
- the chrA gene encoding chromate efflux transporter, which yields MENNCSLKELAQLFLKLGITAFGGPAAHIAMMQQEVVVKKKWISEQHFLDLIGATNLIPGPNSTEMAIHIGYDKGGWKGLIIAGLCFILPAVFITGMLAFLYRDYGQIPEIYPFIYGIKPAIIAVVIGAVYPLAKKSVKSIFLFIIGIVVLFASLLGISEIYLMFGAGFLAYVLYFFKNSRANTLQSFIPFTYIKISQVSFRHTIDVELFLTFLKIGAILYGSGYVLFAFLDTELVQTGLLSRTKLIDAIAIGQFTPGPVFSSVTFIGYQINGLSGAIVSTIAIFLPSFIFVALLNPLVKKMRNSKALAVFLDAVNVASVAIIVSVCFVMGKEAITDWRAVVIAILSGVFVFKFKKINSAIIVAGGALLGFILFQI from the coding sequence GTGGAGAACAATTGTAGTCTGAAAGAACTGGCCCAACTTTTCCTGAAATTGGGAATCACAGCATTTGGTGGGCCTGCTGCTCATATTGCTATGATGCAGCAAGAAGTTGTTGTGAAAAAAAAATGGATCAGTGAACAACATTTTCTGGATTTAATTGGAGCTACTAATCTTATTCCTGGTCCTAACAGTACAGAAATGGCCATTCACATCGGCTACGATAAGGGAGGATGGAAAGGCTTAATAATAGCAGGTTTATGTTTTATTCTCCCCGCAGTTTTTATTACTGGAATGTTGGCGTTTTTATATCGTGATTATGGGCAAATTCCTGAAATATATCCTTTTATTTATGGCATAAAACCAGCTATTATAGCAGTTGTTATTGGTGCGGTTTATCCATTGGCAAAAAAATCGGTAAAATCAATATTTTTATTTATAATAGGGATTGTGGTATTGTTCGCTTCTTTATTAGGCATTAGCGAAATATATTTAATGTTTGGAGCAGGCTTTTTAGCTTATGTTTTATATTTTTTTAAAAACAGCCGTGCTAATACTTTGCAAAGTTTTATACCTTTTACTTATATTAAAATTTCACAGGTATCTTTCCGGCATACTATAGATGTTGAATTATTTCTGACTTTTTTAAAAATTGGTGCAATACTTTATGGTAGCGGGTACGTACTTTTTGCATTTTTAGATACTGAATTAGTACAAACGGGCTTGCTTTCAAGAACGAAGCTTATAGATGCAATTGCAATTGGGCAATTCACCCCCGGACCTGTTTTTTCATCGGTTACTTTTATAGGATATCAGATTAACGGGCTTTCGGGTGCAATTGTTTCAACAATAGCAATATTTCTTCCTTCATTTATATTTGTAGCACTTTTAAATCCGTTAGTTAAAAAAATGCGCAATTCAAAAGCATTAGCGGTATTTCTAGATGCTGTAAATGTAGCTTCCGTAGCAATTATAGTATCTGTTTGTTTTGTAATGGGTAAAGAAGCTATTACTGATTGGCGAGCCGTTGTAATAGCAATCCTAAGTGGTGTTTTTGTTTTTAAATTTAAGAAAATTAATAGTGCAATTATTGTTGCAGGAGGTGCATTATTGGGTTTTATCCTATTTCAAATTTAA
- a CDS encoding DNA-3-methyladenine glycosylase gives MKLPLSYYSNQDVLFLAQDLLGKVLFTEIDREITAGIIVETEAYFGVKDKASHAYGGRRTDRTETLYNQGGVSYVYLCYGIHHLFNVVTSVEDDPHAVLIRAVEPLIGTEIMELRRNMPASKAAISSGPGSAAKALGIDRSFNKKDLNGNEIWIEDHGIQYPSDGIVTGPRIGVAYAQEDALLPWRFFVKGNKYVSKPNKI, from the coding sequence TTGAAACTACCACTCTCCTATTATTCCAACCAAGACGTTCTTTTTCTGGCTCAGGACCTTTTGGGAAAGGTTCTTTTTACAGAAATTGATAGAGAAATTACAGCCGGAATTATTGTAGAAACAGAAGCTTACTTTGGTGTGAAAGACAAAGCTTCTCATGCTTATGGCGGCAGACGTACAGACAGAACTGAAACGTTGTACAACCAAGGTGGAGTTTCCTATGTGTATTTATGTTATGGAATCCATCACCTTTTCAATGTAGTGACTTCTGTGGAGGATGATCCTCATGCCGTTCTGATAAGGGCTGTTGAGCCATTGATAGGGACTGAGATTATGGAACTCCGAAGAAATATGCCGGCTTCCAAAGCCGCGATTTCCTCCGGCCCCGGATCTGCTGCCAAAGCATTGGGAATTGACCGTTCCTTTAACAAAAAAGACCTGAATGGAAATGAAATCTGGATTGAAGATCATGGGATTCAGTATCCTTCTGATGGCATTGTTACAGGGCCTCGTATAGGAGTTGCTTATGCCCAGGAAGATGCTCTATTGCCATGGCGTTTTTTTGTAAAGGGTAACAAATATGTAAGTAAGCCCAACAAAATATAA
- a CDS encoding DPP IV N-terminal domain-containing protein, with the protein MKNIKKLTVIALYFLCLSPLAAQKTQWTPDGNAYYSFTKKGVEIVDVLHPGKDQTLLNSNELVPAGSSEALQVQSFQVSPDDKSLLLFANTKKVWRDNTRGDYWIFDKNTKKLTQLGKGLPSSSLMFAKYSPDGKKIAYVSKHNIYVEDLSNNQLTKITTDGTDGMINGTFDWVYEEEFGTQDGFRWSPDGNKIAYWKLDARGTKNFLMINNTDSLYSFTVPVEYPKVGENPSGCSIWFYDLTSKSSKKADIAGDEIQNYIPRMEWVLDSKSIILQQLNRKQNQSKIIVADANSGSSKTIHTETDAAWIDIKSRWNDNDPSGWDWIENGKEFLWLSEKDGWRHIYKIDMNGKETLITKDAFDVIKPEFFDIQNKQIYFSASPNNATQKYLYKVNMKGGKAQKVTPEAYTGSNKYTISPNGKIAMFTNNSINAFSADAVISLPEHKELVAAKRSAKADPAKSKAEFFQIATQDGVTLDGWVVKPKNFDPNKKYPIVFMVYGEPATQTVTDSFYTGWNDLYVGDMAEDGYLYVSLENRGTPAPRGREWRKSIYRKIGQLNIRDQAMGAKALFAKWPYADTSRVAVWGWSGGGSSTLNLLGQYPDIYQTGIAIAPVANQLFYDNIYQERYMGLPQENREDFVNGSPLAYAKNLKGNLLLVHGTGDDNVHYQNTEVYINELVKYNKQFQLMSYPNRTHSISEGEGTSLHLATMFTKYLKEHCPPGGR; encoded by the coding sequence ATGAAGAACATAAAAAAACTAACGGTTATTGCATTGTACTTCCTGTGTCTGTCGCCACTGGCTGCGCAGAAGACACAGTGGACTCCGGACGGTAATGCCTATTATTCGTTTACTAAAAAAGGAGTTGAAATTGTTGATGTACTGCATCCCGGAAAAGACCAGACCCTTTTAAACAGCAATGAACTGGTTCCTGCAGGAAGTTCGGAAGCACTGCAGGTACAAAGCTTTCAGGTATCCCCAGACGACAAAAGTTTATTACTCTTTGCCAATACCAAGAAAGTATGGAGAGACAATACCCGCGGAGATTACTGGATTTTCGATAAAAACACTAAAAAGCTCACCCAGCTTGGAAAAGGTTTGCCATCTTCATCACTAATGTTTGCAAAATATTCACCCGATGGCAAAAAAATAGCCTATGTGTCTAAACACAATATTTATGTTGAAGATCTTTCAAATAACCAGCTTACCAAGATCACTACCGATGGTACAGACGGAATGATCAATGGTACTTTCGACTGGGTATATGAAGAGGAATTTGGAACTCAGGATGGTTTCCGATGGTCACCCGATGGAAACAAAATTGCTTACTGGAAGCTGGATGCGCGAGGTACAAAAAACTTTCTGATGATCAATAATACAGACAGCCTGTATTCATTTACGGTTCCTGTAGAGTATCCCAAAGTAGGCGAAAACCCTTCAGGATGCAGTATCTGGTTCTACGACCTTACTTCTAAATCTTCAAAGAAAGCTGATATTGCAGGAGACGAAATACAAAACTATATTCCGAGAATGGAATGGGTACTGGATTCTAAATCTATTATTCTGCAGCAATTGAACAGAAAACAGAATCAAAGTAAAATTATCGTTGCAGATGCCAATTCCGGAAGCAGTAAAACCATTCACACGGAAACAGATGCTGCGTGGATTGATATCAAATCCCGTTGGAATGATAATGATCCAAGTGGCTGGGACTGGATAGAAAATGGGAAAGAATTCCTTTGGCTTTCTGAAAAAGACGGATGGAGACATATTTATAAAATAGATATGAACGGTAAGGAAACATTGATTACAAAAGATGCTTTCGATGTGATAAAACCGGAATTCTTTGATATTCAGAACAAACAAATCTATTTTTCGGCTTCACCCAATAATGCGACTCAGAAATACCTGTATAAAGTAAATATGAAAGGAGGAAAAGCACAAAAAGTAACTCCTGAAGCTTATACAGGTTCTAATAAATATACAATATCACCCAATGGGAAAATTGCTATGTTTACCAATAACAGTATCAATGCATTTTCCGCAGATGCAGTAATATCACTTCCGGAGCATAAAGAGCTTGTAGCTGCCAAAAGATCTGCAAAGGCTGATCCAGCTAAGTCTAAAGCAGAATTTTTTCAGATTGCAACACAGGATGGCGTTACATTGGACGGATGGGTAGTAAAACCTAAAAATTTTGATCCAAATAAAAAATATCCGATTGTTTTTATGGTTTATGGAGAACCGGCAACACAGACGGTAACAGACAGCTTCTATACGGGATGGAATGATTTATATGTTGGAGATATGGCTGAAGACGGCTATCTGTATGTTTCTTTGGAAAACCGTGGAACACCTGCTCCAAGAGGTCGTGAATGGAGAAAATCGATATACCGTAAAATAGGACAGCTTAATATCCGTGATCAGGCAATGGGAGCCAAAGCGTTATTTGCAAAATGGCCTTATGCAGATACTTCAAGGGTTGCTGTATGGGGCTGGAGCGGCGGAGGTTCTTCTACTTTGAATCTTTTAGGACAATATCCTGATATTTACCAGACGGGGATTGCTATTGCTCCGGTTGCCAATCAGTTATTTTATGACAATATCTACCAGGAAAGATATATGGGACTTCCACAGGAGAACAGAGAAGATTTTGTTAATGGATCTCCACTTGCTTATGCTAAAAACCTGAAAGGTAACCTTTTACTGGTCCACGGAACAGGAGATGACAACGTACATTATCAAAATACAGAGGTATATATCAATGAATTGGTAAAATACAATAAACAGTTCCAGCTGATGTCTTACCCTAACCGTACTCACTCTATCAGTGAAGGGGAAGGAACATCACTGCATCTGGCTACCATGTTTACAAAATATCTGAAAGAACACTGTCCTCCGGGAGGAAGATAA
- a CDS encoding aminopeptidase P family protein, translated as MFSTQTYQDRRTVLQSNVANGILLFLGNIENPVNFEHNPYYFRQDSTYLYYFGIQEPRIAAIIDIDENKTIIFGDELSIDDIVWMGRQETLKEKSLKSGVQETLPYTELAQYIAKAQSSGRKVHYLPPYQSSNKILLADLLGIKIAALQPSVEMIKAIVKQRSIKESQEIVQIEQAVNVSNEMHLLAMRIAKPDVKEYEIANAIQYLAANKECQMSYPPIVTINGGILHNHYRLNTLKEGDIFLNDSGAETAMGYAGDLTRTFPVSKTFNTKQKEMYEVVLNAFNNAQQLLKPGVKFKDIHLKASQHLVEGLIDLGLMKGNPAEAVHNHAHTLFFQCGLGHMMGLDVHDMEDLGEQYIGYTEEEPKDTKTFGLKSLRLGKSLESGFVVTVEPGIYMIPELIDIWQAENKNADFINYDKVNEYRNFGGIRVEDDFLITDNGYRLLGNGLIKTVEEIENYRAEN; from the coding sequence ATGTTTTCAACACAAACCTATCAGGATAGAAGAACAGTATTACAAAGTAATGTAGCCAACGGAATTTTATTGTTTTTGGGAAATATAGAGAACCCTGTGAATTTTGAACACAATCCTTATTATTTCCGTCAGGACAGTACCTATTTATATTATTTCGGAATCCAGGAACCCCGTATTGCGGCCATTATTGATATTGATGAGAATAAGACCATTATTTTCGGAGATGAATTAAGTATAGATGACATCGTATGGATGGGCAGGCAGGAAACACTGAAAGAGAAAAGTCTGAAATCCGGAGTACAGGAAACGCTGCCATATACAGAACTTGCTCAATATATTGCAAAGGCACAGTCTTCCGGCAGAAAGGTACATTATCTTCCTCCATATCAGTCTTCCAATAAAATTTTGCTTGCCGATCTTCTTGGGATTAAAATAGCAGCATTACAGCCTTCTGTAGAGATGATTAAAGCCATTGTGAAGCAGCGCTCTATAAAAGAATCTCAGGAAATAGTACAGATAGAACAGGCGGTGAATGTATCCAATGAAATGCATTTGCTGGCAATGCGGATTGCCAAACCGGACGTTAAAGAATATGAAATTGCGAATGCTATCCAATATCTGGCTGCCAATAAAGAATGTCAGATGTCATACCCTCCGATTGTAACCATAAATGGGGGAATTCTGCACAATCACTACCGCCTCAATACCTTGAAAGAGGGAGATATTTTCCTTAATGATTCCGGAGCTGAAACTGCGATGGGATATGCGGGAGACCTTACCAGAACGTTTCCTGTGAGCAAGACTTTCAATACAAAACAAAAAGAAATGTATGAAGTTGTGCTGAATGCTTTCAACAATGCCCAGCAGCTTCTGAAACCTGGAGTTAAGTTCAAGGATATTCATCTGAAAGCCTCGCAGCATCTGGTAGAAGGCCTTATAGATCTTGGGCTGATGAAGGGAAATCCGGCAGAAGCAGTACATAATCATGCTCATACTCTATTTTTCCAATGCGGATTGGGACACATGATGGGGCTTGATGTCCATGATATGGAAGATCTTGGAGAACAGTATATTGGCTATACCGAAGAAGAACCAAAGGATACCAAAACATTTGGATTGAAATCTTTACGTTTAGGAAAATCTTTGGAATCCGGGTTTGTAGTAACAGTTGAACCCGGCATTTATATGATTCCGGAACTGATTGATATCTGGCAGGCCGAAAATAAAAATGCAGATTTTATTAATTATGATAAAGTTAATGAATACCGAAACTTCGGAGGAATCCGTGTAGAAGATGATTTCCTGATTACAGATAACGGGTACAGACTTCTGGGGAACGGACTCATCAAAACGGTTGAAGAAATTGAAAATTACAGAGCTGAAAATTAA
- a CDS encoding AraC family transcriptional regulator, with product MKSLQFSVPADTNKSIRIQEDIMPNFYPYFHRHTETQIMWILKGHGTLAIEQNLFNFEAGDIFYLGANQSHVFRGNFDKNEKQKVHSISIFFDPYKKIAAFFDLPEFGELKNFIAHSEVGFQIAPKLKISIGENIAALQKTEGVDQIIDFIRILNHLMQNRHLHIPLSSEKNLPNHISDYDQRIIDAQTFIKKNFAQNKLTLDLIAREACMTPQAFCRSFKKRTRITYIEYLNELRVQRACRLLTSSSMYSISSVAFNSGFNSLTNFNRVFKSIMKYSPKEYLKHYKEATIEQ from the coding sequence ATGAAGAGTCTCCAGTTTTCAGTCCCTGCCGACACCAATAAAAGTATCCGCATCCAGGAAGATATAATGCCCAATTTCTATCCTTATTTCCACCGCCATACGGAAACCCAGATCATGTGGATTCTTAAAGGACATGGGACACTGGCCATAGAACAAAATCTCTTTAATTTTGAGGCCGGTGACATTTTCTATCTGGGTGCCAATCAGTCGCATGTTTTCAGGGGTAATTTTGATAAAAATGAAAAACAAAAGGTTCATTCCATCTCTATTTTTTTTGATCCTTATAAAAAAATTGCAGCATTTTTCGACTTACCGGAGTTTGGAGAGCTTAAAAATTTTATTGCTCATTCAGAAGTAGGTTTCCAGATAGCTCCTAAATTAAAAATAAGTATCGGGGAAAACATTGCAGCATTACAAAAAACAGAAGGGGTAGATCAGATCATAGATTTTATCAGGATTCTGAACCATCTTATGCAAAACAGGCATCTGCATATCCCTTTATCTTCAGAAAAAAATCTGCCTAATCATATTTCAGACTATGATCAAAGAATTATAGATGCTCAAACCTTTATTAAGAAGAATTTTGCCCAAAATAAACTTACCCTTGACCTTATTGCCAGAGAAGCCTGTATGACTCCTCAAGCTTTTTGCCGCTCTTTTAAAAAACGTACCCGCATTACTTATATTGAATATCTTAATGAGCTCCGTGTACAAAGAGCTTGCAGGCTATTGACATCCAGCAGTATGTACAGTATTTCTTCTGTTGCTTTTAATAGTGGTTTCAACAGCCTTACCAATTTTAACCGGGTTTTCAAGTCCATTATGAAATATTCACCTAAAGAATACCTCAAACACTATAAAGAGGCTACCATAGAGCAATAA